GTTGCACATGTACTGTGCATTCTGGTGGGCTGAACATGTGCAATCAGATTAAATTGTTGAATGGGCCACTAGTGTGATATTGAATGAAGTATCTGATCTGAGAATCATGGCTATAGGACTTTTCTGTCATCAAGAGCTGATATTGCAGTGAGAATGATAATGAGCTGGTCCGGTTGGTTTATTTGAAGAGATTTGGAGGGTTCAGCTATGGTTATTTTATTCTTCATCCACTTAAAACCATTGCTTTGTGACTGTATACTTGTGGATGGCACCATATTTGTTTTCTGTTTGCCTAGGTTTGTACAGTCTACTTTATTTCATCAGTAAAACAAAATCTACTTACGGTTTTGCATGTTTAgttatcctttttttcttctacatgGTAAGCATGCTGTGTCTTCTATTGGTTTGAAGTTTAATTTCTGGGTCTTGATTGGAATTTGGACATCCTTTCCACTTGGGCTGTTCCTGACTATGCATACTTTACCTTCTCTTTTAGAGCTTTTATATGGCATTTCTTGAATAATGACATCATTCTTTTTGTCAAGCACCATGGTCTGAGCTAAAAACATTAGTGCAATGCAGGTCCTCCACAATATTGCGGTCGCTGAATACTTTCGTGATGGCTGTTCAGATCCTAGGAGATTTCTTGAAGTACTTGATAACGTCAAGGTGTGGCAGTCCTTCAAACACACTCTATTCAAATATGCGATCTACTCTTTATCCAGAAGCATGACAGGCTTTTGggtctttgatttttttctctaagCTATTGAGTTCTTAATCAATCTTGATATGTGGTGTTGAACACAGTGGGAGTAGGCAAGAGGGAAACACTGATGGTTGCTTCTAAATTATCATCTAGACATTGATGAAGGTGGTGAATGACTTGGAACTTTGTCTAGAACTATAAGAAAGGGCGAGGGCAGACCCTTTCTCATCCCTCATGTGCTATTCTTTAAGAGGCTCTTCTCTGTTAAAGAGTGGTGATACTGGTGGACTTCCTGTCTTGATTAGAGAAAAACAGTATATTTTCTAAACACAGTGAGAGTGAGTGTTATGCAGTGGAGGAAATTCTTAGTTTGTTGTACAGACAATGAGGAAGGTGGTAGCCAAATTTGAACTTACTTTGGAAATCTGGCCGAGTGCAAGAGCTGACCCTTTTGCTTGAGATGTTCTTTTCAGTTAAAGGGTGGAGAATTTGTTGATTGTCAGACTTAATTTCTGATGAAAAATGGTGTCTTCTTTGACAAattattgtgaaatttttttatgggtgGTATGTCATCACTATAGTTCTCCATGGGCTGTTGAAGGCTGAGCAGTGACTTAGCAGTCTTTGGAGAAATGATGAACTGTTAGTACATGCATGTTGGTCATTAAAGATGGTCTAGAGAAATTTGATCATGTGGACTCCATGGGAATTGGTTTTCTCTAGGTTTTTACTGGTAGGAAACCTTGTTCAGAATAATACGTCAGGCTGGGAAGGTAGTAATAGAATGCATCAAGGAAGAAAGTCTTTCTTAAGCATGTATCGTGTAGGGATGTAATTCTCATGAAGGATCCCATGTATTATCCAGTCTGAGGAATAATTCTAGATAATTTTCGGCTAACTGGAGGCTCCCTGGGTCAACATTTTACAAATGCAATTGCTGTTTGGGTTTTACATAGTTTATCTTTGCACAAATGGATCCTGACTGTGTCTTGGCACTTTCACTCTGTTAGTAGGTGTTTGGTTTTCCCATTAGTCAAGTGTTTCCCCTACAATTTTTTCTTACATGGACTATCACGAAGTATGCAGCCCAATATATTTAGAACTAGAAACCTGTAACTGCCACAAATGATTGGAGATAACTCGGCATACATGGCATTCGGAAGGTTCCACCTTGTGCAAAATATGCACTTGTCGTTAACCTGCAtgaaattttcattatattCTTGAAGAAAATAAATCATCTCTCATGTGATTTGTCATCCAACAAAATTAATCGTGGAAGAGATAGGGCCAGCTTGTAAAAGGAAGAGAAGTGCGTGTATTTAGCTGTTAGCTTTGCTCATTTCATTCCATGGGGCAGATCCAATTTGATCTCTTCCCTTGTTATATGGGATatctaaataaaaaatgctaCTTATTGGAAACCCATAATTGAAACTCTATAAGTTCCATCAAAGAGATACCAATTTTACATTGTGGGATCCAAATTTTACAGACTCAGGCCGTATTTTATCTGTACCATCAAACCAGATCCAGTTCAGatccaaattttcatgaaaagagATGTCAATTTTATCTGCACCATCAGGTCGTATTTTCTATGAtgttatctttttaatttttcatttggtcGGTTTTATCCAGAGAAAAAGTGAAGAGCTTGCCCGTGCATCTTTGGAGCAGGTTGAGGTTGTCGGCAATGTCGGCAACAAAGCCATTTTAGGTCCCAAGGGAAGTTCTACCGTGGCACAACAAATGAATTCATTAAATAATGCCAGTATTCTTTACACAGACGAGTTTGACTCTTCTGTGGCATCCTTTAATATTGTACGTATGAATACGTCATTCATTTTCAAGTTAAATTTCTATGTATTTGATGGAAGAAGGTTGGGCAATGTCCGTAATACTGTTATATTGTCTAACATGTTGTCGACCCTTCTGTTTGTAGGCTGTCATATGGTTCCACCTCCGTGAATATGGCAAGGCATTATCCATCCTAGAGCCATTGTATAACAACATTGAACCAATAGATGAAGTACTAAAATTTGCCTTCTACagctttattctctctctctctctctctctctcttgctcgctTACAATTGTCAGCTTACCACTTGTTGTGTATGTATGAACACAGACTGTAGCTCTTCACATATGCCTTCTGTTGCTGGATGTGGCTTTAGCCTGCCGTGATGCTGCAAAGTCTGCGGTGAGTAGCTCTTAATATTCTTGATATTGATGCAAAGTCGCTAGTTTCTGATGGAATTGCTTTATGGACATTAAGGGGATTCTTTTAGTTGAGGAAATGTTTTGGTCTTTCTGATGTTTGCTATATAGAAGGTCCTTGGTTGGCCTTTATTTATGTATGTACATATTACTTGACTTTTCCCACCACATTGTCAGTGGATAATATTGTTTCACGAGAAGATGTGGCAGTTTAGTTTTTTTAACCTCTTTGGATTTTGGAATGTTTCTTGTCTTTGACAGTGGAGCTAAAGTACCACTACAACCAAAATTTTGTCAGTTTATGTCTGAGCCCCAATACAACCAAATTTGTTGGTTTTTAATTGATTCAGACTTTATCTATAATTGTTTGTGGTTCAgctgttattattattcttttttgggaatcaaaatatcaatgTTATACAATTTATGCAGTTTGTTTTGACCTAATAGTTCTACTTGTTCAAGTGAAGTACATTAGCTATTGTGGTGTCTGTGGTAGGATAACGAAAAATAAGATACATTGATAAGACAATGGAACTTAATTTAAGCTGATATGACTAACTTGGCATGAGTTGTAAAAAATGCGGAGCCATGAGAACATGTTAGCTCAATGCTTTAGCTTATTTGGATTGAGAAAGTTATATTTTGGCTTTTAGTTTTCTCTGTTTCAGTTTGTCCCTGAGATTTTGGTGTTTGGAGTTATTTTGGCACTTTTCTGCCCACACTTTTATAGTGTTTGCTGACCTATTTCTTACTGTGGATAAATTTTTACTAGTGAATGTAGTGTAAATTTTGAAGCCTGTGACACAACTGCTTGAATGAATTATTCCCTACAAAGAAGTTTTGTGCAATCTCTGCCCTGCCTTTCTTTGTCAACCTTGAGGACTGCTGAATTCTGGTGTAGAAAGCGCTAGCAGTAAGGGTTTGAGGCATGTTGATGCATGCCGTGAAACTGTACAggccaaaaaggggaaaaaggtcGATATGGAGCACTAAATTCAATAACAAAGTGTATTTTCCCTCCCCTTTGAAATTCCTTGCATATCAGGACGGGGAGAGGTTCATGTAGATTAGACTGTACTTCTGTGAATTTAAAATGCCTAGGACATGAAGATGTTCAACATCTATGGCGTTAGACCAAAGTATGATTTTTCAGTTTCATTGCCAAAGTTTTAGGTAATAATGAACATATTGGAGCAGAAAATGATTTTGTAGATCAGTGGCTTatgtgaatttttatttttataagaagTCATGTTAGGGAGATATTAGTAGGAGAGATTACAAGCTGTTTTCATTAAGATAATTATTGCAGCTTTTGTATTAAATATGCTTGGTCACATTTTGGAGCCACATCTCCATCTAGATAGTAAAAGGGTTGCTCTTTGTTGTGTCCTAGTCAAGCTGCTCTTCTGTTGTTTGTTGACTTGCTTATGATTTGgttatagattttttttctttgggtgtaTAATGGGTTTATAAAATTGTCTTTGAATTTTGCAATCAGTTTGTCAAGATTAGAAAGTGTTAATGAGGCAACATTTATGCCAGTTATGTTTACAATTTGTGCAAAGTATGTGATCCATGATATAGGCTGAGGATGTTTTGTATACAGTTGTTGAATATTATTCAGGAATGTGGTTGCTCATTTTAGACTTTAGTTGTTTAGTATCACAGACATTCTTGGCTTGAGCTTTCCCTGTCTATAGACTACACATTCCTCATTGATGATCACTCATGAGTCATTGCTCTCACTCTTTTGAGTAGGTGTTTTAAAGACATTTCACGCAAAAGCACGACATCGgtgtcacttttttttattatgaactCTAAATTTGGATAATTACTTGTGAAGTTATTGGCTTTTGTCTTCGTCCCAAATCATCTGTATATACTTGTGTGTGAGATTAAAAATTGGTGCACTTTTGTGTCCTGCCATATTATTTCATTAGTGTGAAAAAAACAACTTATTTGTCTTCAGTTTAAGAGCAAAAATATATGTCTAGACACGGGATTAGGCAGGCATTTTTGAGGCATGGCTAGGATGTGTCTGGGCTATGGTTTCGTAGTATGATTCTAGAGATATGCTCCAAATTTGTGAACAGATTTTCCGCAAGTTATATACTGATATTTTGTAATATGAATTGGCGTGCGTTTATGCAGTTGCGTATTTATGTGCAGCTGAGACTTCTTAGGTTGTTTATGTTTGAACTGTTTATGGACTATAACATGCATCCTGGAACTTCCTATTGTTTAGCATTTAAAGGAGGTCCAAGGCATAAATACGCTGAGATGAAATGATAAGATAAGATTTTTAGTACGCTGCTCTCATTATCTAACTTTAGAGATCAAAAACATGTATCACCACTTTTCTTGTCGATTGGCATTGCATTTTGTTAAATGGTTCTACGATCTTAGCTTTCTTTATtcattgcttcatttttttgataGTTTCTGCATATTTGATCCTTAATTTCAGGATGTACTTAATTATTTAGAGAAAGCTTTTGGTGTTAGTCAAGGCGAGAATGGGAGTAGCGTGCAGCAACAATCTGCTAACTTAGTGGGGAAGTTGTCTTCTGTACCTAACAGTTCGTTGATTTCAGATGCTTCTAATCAAGAATCTTCTGTTAGTATAAATGCTTCGGAAAAGCCTTTGTCCAGAACATTATCAGAGGAGACACTAGACTATGAAACTATGCTATCAACTCTGGACATTGGTGAACAGGATGCAGTAAGAGCAATGGGAATTCCATCTTTGGTCGATCTCTCGCGGAGTCCAATTGATAAGACCATCACAGCTGTTGATTTCAAGCTTAAGTTGCAACTGTATAAGGTTCGGTTTTTGCTTCTAACGGGAAACTTGAAGGCAGCAAAGCGTGAAGTCAAGGGTGCTATGAATGTTGCACGAGGAAGAGATTCATCCATGGCTTTGCTATTAAAATCCCAGCTTGAGTATGCTCGTGGCAATTACCGTAAAGCTATTAAGCTTTTGATGGCTCTTGGGGTTCCGACAGAAGCTGGAATCTCTAGCATGTTTCTTAACAATCTAGGATGTGTTTATCACCAGCTGGTTAAATATCCCTCAGCAACAGTATTTTTTTCGAAGGCACTGTGTAGTAGTTCATCGATTCGAAAGGAGAAGCCTTTGAAGCTGTCTAGTATCTCCCAAGATAAATCTCTTTTCATTGCATATAACTGTGGCATACATTACTTGGCATGTGGGAAACCAATACTTGCAGCGCGGTGTCTCCAGAAGGCTCTTTTGGTCTTTTACAATCAGCCTCTTTTTTGGTTTCGACTAGCTGAGTGCTGTCTCATGGCTTTGGAAAAGGGACTATTCAAGACTGGCGATGCTCCTGATGAGACTATTAAGCTTTATGTCATCAGCAAAGGAAAATGGAGGCATTTAGCTGTGAGAGATGTACCTGAAAATGGGCTGACACATCTGATTGAGAATGATTGCTCTCTTGGCAGCGATGGTCAGCTTAATCTCTCTCTGAAACTTGCTCGCTTGTGTCTTTTGAATGCATTGCACATATTAAATGAAAGTGAATCAAGTCAAGCCCATTCAAGTTTGCCTCCTGATGGCTCCTTGGATGGAACTGAGTCGACAGAAGAAACGATTTCGGGGAACTCGAACCACAGAACATTGCCTGGTGTAGATGCCAAACCATCAAATGCGGGCTTAGGGCAGCTGAATGCTAATGGAGATGTAAAAGACCAGAAGACAGGAACGAGTCAGGAAATTACGAGCGGCTCTCTCTCCATGTATGAAGATAATCGCAGAAGACAATTGAGACTAATGAAGCAAGCCATTCTTGCTAACCAGGCATATGTCGAGTTAGAGTTGGAAAATCCTATGGAGGCCCTGTCATGCGCTTTGTCTATCTTGCAGCTTCCAGATTGTTCCAGAATATACACTTTTCTCGCTCATGTGTATGCAGCAGAGGCTCTTTGCTTGCTGAACCGGACCAAGGATGCTGCAGAACATTTGTCGGTTTATATGTCGGAAGCAAATCAGATTGAATTGCCATATGGTGAAGAGGACCTTGAGCAATGGCGGATGGAACGAATCTTTGACCCCGAAGATACAAATGGAGGTATATTAACTGCTAATAATTTTTCCTCAGAGGAGACTCAAGTTCTGATGTTCCTTAAGCCAGAGGAAGCACGTGCAACCCTTTATGCGAATCTTGCGGCCAGGTCAGCCTTGCAAGGTGAACTCCAGACGGCTCAACAATTAGTCGCGCAAGCGTTAGCCGTGGTACCTGCTAGTCGAGAAGCCACTCTAACTGCCGTATATGTACATCTCATGCTGGGGAATTCACAGGAAGCTCTCTCCAAGTTGAAACAGTTTAATCATGTCAGGTTCTTACCCTTCACCTGTACTTTGGATAAATCTTCTTAGTGGCTGAAGTGGTGGTGGCCTTTTATGTTCTCTGTCCAGTCCATTGCGTATTAGTGGGTAGTTAGAAGTAGATGGATAGTCCTCAAGAGGATGTGTAACATGGTATAGTTTGTCTTACAGAATAAATCTGTTTtgctttcaattttcaaatttaggtTTTATTGTTCCGTGGTGTGGCTGTGTTTTGGTTAGTCCAGATGCCCACCCCCTTTTCCATATTCGAGGTGTAGTTCTGATTCAATTACTGTTTTATTAGTTTAGTTGCTAGTGGAGAGATGGGGAAGTGAATTTGCTCTTTTACTATAAAAAggacaattgaaattttttctttctcctttgcaCCAATATAAATTTTAAGAGGTCTTCTTCTGAGGGCTTTTCTTTTCAGTGGCTTCTATCCATTCACTCTATGCCAGATCGAAGGGATGTATATACGCACATGATCTTGgttttgattttcttgtttCGGCATCTTCGTTTCTGGGCTTTAATAGAAGAGTTGGTCCATTTCTTGTAATGACTCATCTGGGAGCTAATTCTAGGTTCCAGGCAGGACACAATCTCTTTCTTTAATGTTCTGTGAAAAGATCAAGTTGGTTATGACCGGAGTTGAACACGGAGATGTATGCGTAGAGGCTCTATATTCACTATTCAGAGTGCCGTACACTGCTTTAGTGCTATGATAATGTCAATCACTAtttcattttggaaaattacCAGTTGATTCTTACTGCAACCGATTGATATAAGTCGGGATTCATTATGTGTTTTTTAAGTTGGAGGAACTTTAGGTGGTTGCTTGGGCTTTGGTGGATGGGGAAGGTCACAAGGTGTACATCTGTTCCTTAGCCATCATAGATGGATGGGCAGTTGAAGTGCGTTTCTTAGCCAATTTGTCTAATTGTCAAACTAGTGCAACCTTTCTTACAAAACCACACAACCAACAAACCaacaacccccaaaaaaaaaaaaatagtgcagCCTTAGAGCATGTGTTTGGCCCAAAGTCCAATgaagaaattttcttttattttgttctgtAGTTTCTGTTTATTTGGCAtgtgctatatatatattttttggtcgaagcatGTGCTAGGTTTGATAGTCCTGGCATTTCATGTCCTAATAGCAACTTTGCCTAATCCCCATTTTACATCGCGGTCATAAGTGGCATGCAATGGTCACGCGGTACTTCGCGCACGTTCTTCTACTTTTATCCACCATGAAGTCCGAGCACTGTAGATTTCTAGGTTTTCCTCCAAATGTCAGGCTTCTTAATTGCTCGCACTTGAGATTTGTGCACTATTGCTATATCACCATCAAATCGTAGATTAAAGCATATTACTGTACATATGCTTGGCTAGCTCATTTGATTACCCGAGTGAAACAGGAGAACATATttgttttccttgttctttatttgattttgatttgatttgtggtTGAATCATGCGATGAGATGAGCTAGTTAGAAAGGGGCGAGTGAAAATAGGAGAAAGAGATGTGCAAAGATACAGTGCAATGAAAGCCCATGAAAATGGACATTTGAGATAGTCGTTTAATTCATGATTTCACAAATGACGTGGCATTCAACTCTTTTGAGTCTTTAAGCTTGGATTTGAGACAGCTTGCGAAGACGAGAGCCCCTCTTCCCTCCTAGGATCATCATTTGAGTCAAGAGATGACAATTCGTGTAGTCGTATCATTATTGTATCGTGTTAAATACAGGCCTAGTTCAAACGGACAGTTCGGCAATTGTGCCACATCCTTGAAAGCCACACACAGCATGATTGTGTGAGCGCGCAAGTGCTTAATTGTATATTAACATGTCTAAAAATGTATCTGAACGTGTCATGAGCGACACGATAGGacatgggaagagagagagagagagtgagatggCCAAGTCCAAGCCCTTGGTGGTTGTGCCAGCTAGAGGAGCGTCAATGGCGGGTTGAACTACGGCAGCTAAGAGTTGCAGTGGATCGCAATTCACAGAGGAGCAATCCATCAGAGAACAGGAAGAGGGAGGGGAAAAAGGGGCAACGGAAGAGAGGTGTATGgagaaacaaaaaggaaggaaaacttGTAGCCATTAACATACAAAATGTGAATCTATCTtccttctagggactaaataaATGATGTGGATCCACTTTCAAGAAGATCCATCTGTGAATCTAAAGTATCACCCCTCTGAACTCCCACTTGCGATCATCCAGGTAAGGGCCGTTGGAACTCAACACAACCCCCATACGCTTCTGTAAAAGCTATTCATGAGAATCACTAGGGCTTTTATATTGTTCTGATGCCAATGTGTTTCCACAACATTCGAAGGACAATAATCCGACGTGCTTTCCGGAATCGAGCAAGGACGAACAAAGATCGCGTGCCGAACAGCATGGTCCTGATTGTCCCCCCACGCTTCATGAGCCGACGGGTCCATCCCACGTCGAtccatcatcatttttttcactGCCCAGTTCTCTTACCTCTATGGCAGTGGTACGTGGACAACAAGAGAATACGACCCCAAGTCTTGAAAACGTTTCTCGTGTGGATTCTAATTTTAGGGGGTTTCAGCACGTAATGGGATGACTATTGTGCTGGTaattttatgggaaaaattatccaaaaaaatctacATTTATTGTACGGCgatcaattaaattctaaactttttaattgtgtcaatttagtcacgagcctttcaattttgccaatttagtcgtaaacctttcaGCGAAAATATAGTTAGTGCCAGCTGTCCTatgtggcaaaaagaaaaaagcaacgaaaagaaaaaggaaaataaaaataaaaaataaaactaaaaaaacttagaaaattagtaaaaatgtcAAAGTCGGTGTTGATCGTGCAATGTAGGACGGTTGACATTGATTAAATGGCCGCGTTAGCAATTTTCTACAATTATTAAACTAACAaaatgttaaaaggtttaggattaaattgacataatcgaaaggttcatgactaattggcaaatcaagaaaagatttaggaatacATTGACACAATTgatagttttaggactgaattgctgTGGTACAATTAGAGGTGACAAATGGGTGGGTCGAGTCGGGTTTGAATCGGGTCaaatatgatccgacccatGTTGACCcgtttaacccgttttgattcATATTCATGCAATGAAAATTCCATGACTCATACTCAACCCGACCCACACCCGACCccacccatattgacacctcccACCCTTCACcctacaatatgtttatgattttctggACAATTTTCCATGGTTTTAAGATCTTTAGATCACCAAGATCAAGCCTTGATTAGTTGTCGATGATTAGTAGGTAAGATTCGATATTAATGGTCGAACGATTTAAAATTGAAAGGGTATGATGTCATCGTCGCGTAACTGATTGACCCTAAAAACTCAATTACATAATGCGGGTAGGAATATAGAAATCCATAAGAAAAATACCCTTGTGGCCAGCACTATTATTATATAAACAATGAGTTCCGCAATCTTTTGAGGAATACTAGTCCTAAAACAATTTTGAGCATATAACGTGgaattatgattaaaaaaaattcttacgtGGAGTtgaatttttctcattaatttcttgtttcttctttgagtttccACATGGAAGTGATCTGatcttttatttgatttaatGAATGTTGAGTGACTTGAATCgataaggcttttttttttttttttttggaactagTCTTCGTAGCATATTTCGTTAATTATTGGTTTTACAGAAGaatctctcttttcattttttgctgaATGATAGAGTAAGGGAAGGGGATAATTACATTTTGCCCCTCAGTACCAGGGATTGTGGCAAGTTACCCCCTGAATTTCCTACTTTTTGCAATTTACAGCCTTACTTTTGAAATTGGTGGCATGTGCCCCCTCGCGTTGATTCCAGCCAAAACTTTCGTCATGTACTTGACCAGGTAACCGCACGTAATTACTTATGAAGGTATACCTAAAAATATATGTGCAAGGACAGAATAGTGACTACTTAAAAATATGTTTTCAAACTCTATGTTGATATGCACTTGGCGTTGACTTTGGTCAAATTTTTTGCTAGAACTTTAGTCATATGCTCTGACATGCAATATAGTTCTGAATTATTCTCCTACTTCTTGTTACGTGTACATACGTATGCGGCGAATTTGGACTGAGGAACCAATCACGTGTTGTCACGTGGTCGGAGCTTCGAGTAGAATTTGGTCGGACCCGAAGCTAGGGGATACATTACAACTCATTTATAAAATTCGAGGGACAAATTTAATAAATTGATACTCTGAGATCAACTCACAACAACCCTAAAAACTTGGGTGTAATATATAATTTGCTCGACAAAATAGCTAGAGTGTTTCTATTTACCATACATTTCACCAAGtaatcttttttcttccacCCCCTTAAACTAATAGTCCAAGCACGCAAGTTTGTAGATAATAATCCTTAATTTATGGATCGGGTTGCTTTTACCTCTATTTTTGATTGGAGAAAATTTTCTCTAATTATATATCTGATTGTCGGTTTATAAACATGGACATCATTCGCATGTAACGTTAACtaaaaatatggccgttctatCTTATGTACCCTTTTTTGTTTGTCGCACCATTTTCATATATCCTATAATTAGCAGATGGTCAGGCATAATGTAGGACGTACGTGGAGATAGATGCCAAAAGAAGAGCAATGGGAGTCTCTTTCGCCCGAAAGTTTTCATCGATTTAGAAATAGCTTTTCGTTTCCTCTTTATAAGTGGATAGCTGCTAAAGCATCTCTCTCACCTCTCTCTAAAAAACAATGAAACAAAAGATGGAAAAACTGTTCTGATTTAACAAGTCATAGTAACTATTGGAGTAGCGTTTTGCACTAAGTGGTTCAATATATAGTTCTATATTATTCGATCTCAATCTCGAATACGGTAGACCTTATCCGATAAGTCGATAGTCTCGATGTATAACACGCCAAATTAGAGTCATCAAGAACGTCCTTCCCGAAGCATGCATTGAGAGGAATATATTGGGGACGTTATCCGATACCGACTTGAAAGTGTGTTATGACATTAGTTGAGCGAGTTTCCTCATGTAAGGTTTCGAATGAATGAATTCTCTTAAAGCTTCACATTTAAGAAATGTTCCACATGTTGGTTACGGTACTATGATGCGTAATACATATACTTGGCAATAATTATGCTGCAAGATTGACCAAGTTCGTCATGCCAAGCCACGCAATAGAATTTCAAATATGTTTGCCATACGATATGACTTCTTCCTAGGGGTGCCTAATTGAGAGTGTCGATTAAAATGAACAACAATTAGTTTTGTATCGATGTACGTGGGCTACAAAGATGAAAGTTCCCATTGATTTTGAATGAATCCCCCGTAATAAATTGGTTTGGAAAGTTGATTTATAAGGTCAGGTTCTAGATCCTTCTTGCGTGTTGAGTAGGagcgatttattttcttattcactTGAAATTGGCGAAGTCCCTGCGGAGATCAATTTTGAACATCAGACGTTATATTCTTAGCATCACTAAATTTATGCTTGAACCTTGTTTTGCTGATGCAAGAGATAATAAATCCAAATGCTGCAAGAATCTCAGACCCAACAAGGTACGATTGATATGATAGTTGGCCAATAATAAAAACAACAATGAATTGATAAACAAAAGAACTGATTTGAATCTTGCTTGCTTCAACCAGTCAACTAGGAAAAAGAAACACACCCAACAACCATTCAAGAACAAATGTCTGAAGATTACAACCCATCATCCATCAAAGACCaaccaagaaaaggagagagagagagaagttcgaCATCCTCTCATGTCGAATTCATCCGCGTGTCCAGCAACCTGCGAAAAGCCCAAAAAGAATTGAGAAATTCAATGAGCAAACACTAGTTTAGGCCAATGAACATTTAAACCCAGAATGTGGTGCGTATGAAGAGGATAATTCACGAGGGAGAAGAAGGGTACATTCTAAGGATCACGTGACCATTTCTCTCACGAACTTTGAGGTTTCTGTCCCCCCAATCAGAGTCCATTATTGGAGAGAGAGACATTTTCACAGGGTGAAAAGAAGGACAATGTGGGTCTCTTTCTCTTTGGGAAAATGACAATTTAATTACGAAGTTTGTACCCTTTCCATCACCTATCA
This genomic interval from Rhodamnia argentea isolate NSW1041297 chromosome 4, ASM2092103v1, whole genome shotgun sequence contains the following:
- the LOC115726173 gene encoding CCR4-NOT transcription complex subunit 10; translation: MESRDLSTAPSPAAAAAAAAAAAPAAATAPPAEDEGVMSVTAALAKEALFRFQARKCGECLEFLHQLLQKKDDDPKVLHNIAVAEYFRDGCSDPRRFLEVLDNVKRKSEELARASLEQVEVVGNVGNKAILGPKGSSTVAQQMNSLNNASILYTDEFDSSVASFNIAVIWFHLREYGKALSILEPLYNNIEPIDETVALHICLLLLDVALACRDAAKSADVLNYLEKAFGVSQGENGSSVQQQSANLVGKLSSVPNSSLISDASNQESSVSINASEKPLSRTLSEETLDYETMLSTLDIGEQDAVRAMGIPSLVDLSRSPIDKTITAVDFKLKLQLYKVRFLLLTGNLKAAKREVKGAMNVARGRDSSMALLLKSQLEYARGNYRKAIKLLMALGVPTEAGISSMFLNNLGCVYHQLVKYPSATVFFSKALCSSSSIRKEKPLKLSSISQDKSLFIAYNCGIHYLACGKPILAARCLQKALLVFYNQPLFWFRLAECCLMALEKGLFKTGDAPDETIKLYVISKGKWRHLAVRDVPENGLTHLIENDCSLGSDGQLNLSLKLARLCLLNALHILNESESSQAHSSLPPDGSLDGTESTEETISGNSNHRTLPGVDAKPSNAGLGQLNANGDVKDQKTGTSQEITSGSLSMYEDNRRRQLRLMKQAILANQAYVELELENPMEALSCALSILQLPDCSRIYTFLAHVYAAEALCLLNRTKDAAEHLSVYMSEANQIELPYGEEDLEQWRMERIFDPEDTNGGILTANNFSSEETQVLMFLKPEEARATLYANLAARSALQGELQTAQQLVAQALAVVPASREATLTAVYVHLMLGNSQEALSKLKQFNHVRFLPFTCTLDKSS